Sequence from the Vanacampus margaritifer isolate UIUO_Vmar chromosome 18, RoL_Vmar_1.0, whole genome shotgun sequence genome:
atcgtATATTTTTTacctgaaaactttttttttccacaactatatttttctttaaaaaaagaaagaaaaaagaaaatatattgacCAATGTTTGTCTGCAACTTCCtttctaaaataaatttattattgtaagatttagttttttttccctcccaaacaaaaactaaaaaaaatgttccctcAAATTAATATGCAGGAATTTAAACGaaaatgataattattattttaatggaaaaaaaaacctttaatacttttaattaattaattctttcccccaaaagatgacaaattttttccccaccaccaaatacaattattttcttaaaaaaaaaaaagatttgaggtTTTCtctaaatacatttcttttaaTAAGAataaggaatttttttttacaaaaaaaaccactATTTTTACCTAAGAAATATCCATCCatgcctttaaaaaacaaatgttttttctaaCTGTTGTATAtactatttaatatatatatatatatatatatttacacacacaactGTTCAATGAAATCCAATTTAGTCCACTTCACTTGTGTAATGTGAACACAAATGGGTACAGGTTGACTTTTGCCTTGTAGTGTCACTCTACAGACTCACAAGCAGACCAGAACGACAACTTGGTCCTCATTCAAGTTGATTTGTCTCTCAGTGGCCAACGGGGGTAAGAAATCCTCCTCGCTGGGCTCCGACTCCAATTCGTCAGCATCCTCGCTATCTTCCGAGACGCCGATCAGTTCTCTGAGCGGCCTGTCTCAGGTCATGTTCCCGCCAAGTCTGCCATTTGCCTCCGACATGGTGGACGTGTGCATCTCCACCGAGGACCAAAGGTGGGAGAGGTCTCCTTTTTGGATTCATTTCTCCTCTCAATATTCTCTCACCACGgcgttcgtttttttttttttttttttgcgtggtaGATTCGAGTCGGAGCGCAGCGAGGCCGCCATCCAGACGGACACCACCCGCAGCCGGGGGGCAACCATACTGCTGCGGGACACGGCCATCCGCCATGACGAGGACGGAGATGAGGGCGGTCCCAAGAGGGAGTCCCGCAAGACGGCGGTACTGCTGGCCCTCAGCAGACCCAGTCGACCCATCAGCCGCTCGCAGAGCCAGGTCACCATAGCAGGTATGTGACTTTAAAAGACGgccatactttttttaaaaaaaatttttatgtgTGCTTTGATATAAATGCATGCACCTCCCCACGTAGAGATCAGCCAAAAGAAGGCCAAGAAGCAGAAAGGAGGAAAAAACTCGGGGGAGAAAAGCGCACTCCAACGCTCCAAGACATTGGTCAACTTGCTGTTTGGTGGCGCACGTAAGAGGGATGCCTCCAGGGGGCGCTCCAAATCGCTGTCCGCTGACAAACTAGGTACCTCCACATTCCTCTGGTAGTTGTAAGTAGGACTCCACATTTTCTTCATGTTCTctatgtgtcccaatacttatgTCTATATAGTGTTTATCAACCTGGAGTGCCACGcggtgttataaaaaaaaaaaaagacaaaatttaGGAACGTCTGTCCTGATCCAGGTTtgagccttggcggaggtccgaGCCCTGCGGCGTTTCCTGAGGAGACGCTGCGAGCGGTGGAAGAGTTGGCACAGCGTCTGTTGACCGAGGATGAGACGGAAGCGGTCATGAAGGCGTGTCGGACGGTATGACGCTGACAGTCTTTGGTCGATTTGTATCTTTAGCAAGAAAAATGACGACAACGCAACTTGTGCCTCCATTCTCAGTATGTAGAAGAAAGATGTGTGGAAACGTTAAtacgccacctgctggccgtgctGGACAGGCCTGAAAAACTGCTGCTGCTCAGGGAAGTCAGGTaaataaatcatcaaatagCCTTTAAGCCACAaccaaatgagaaaaaaaatatcttgccataaaagatttttttttttagaattgcaCCTCCTCCtcaaattattaaaaactttattcttggaaaaatgcacaattttttgttggaaaaagaaaactttattctcagaataatttgacttttttctcaAAAGATTGCACCTTTTTTAGTTTTAGGATTTTAATGCTCAaatgagtatatatatatttttttaattaatgtgtaCATACCTTTCCATGTGAAACCAAGGGCATGCTGAATGAAGCGGAGTCACAAATGCCGGACAGATTAGGATTAACAGCTGTGTCGACATAATCTcctttgaattgttttttttaatttattgtctaACACAATACAACAAACACTCTGAGGCCTAATTACGATTGTTGTGTTGCACAGTAACCAGTTGTTGaatgttaaataataaaatacacaaaaaaaaattaaattactgttttgttaaaaacaaaaacaaactattttctCGTGAAGAAATACTTCTAAATCAAACTGactttctaaaaaaacaaaatcttgaaaaaaagattttgtaaTATTATGGCCTTAATAGTGAAAAATAGCTTTGACAAAAAAAGTATgacttttttcacaattttacatcttaaaaaaataatttttccttgacttttctgaatttttttttcttgaaaaacgaCATTTATcccttaattattatttttttcaggtgattttttttccttgaaaaaatacttttctcaCAGTATTGcggaaaaatagaagaaaatttgtattttcctgtaaaaaaaaaaaaaaagttttcttacAAAAACCTTTGCCAAAAAGAAATtgtctagattttttttcaagaaaaaaaatacttttttttctcaaaacattaTTACTTCATTCTCCTCATATTTGATTTTTCAAGATTAcggtaagcttttttttttccttggaaaaaaaaaagagatgtttATTCTCAGAATACTCCTTcctgaaaaacaattttatgtaaaaaaaagaaagaaaaaaggactgTAGTACTGTGATCACTGTTGTGTTGTTGAACAGTAAACATAGTCCACGGTTTCCCTGCAGGATGCTGCTTCCTGCTTCTCACCTCCGTGAATTCAACAGCACCGTAGAAGCGGTGGAGGTAGAAGCGTACGACATCCTCAAGTACCGCTCAGGTGTGCTCATGGACACATACGCCTGCACACAGCTATGCGTCTTACCTTCTGTTTTTCGCCCGTCAGTCCGAACGCCTCCTCTTCGCTCTCCCGCATCCGGCCGAGCACCCAAACGCCGCCTCATCACACCCATCCCAGGTTTGTGCCTCAAGTCGGTTCCTGTCCAAAATGTTCAAGGTTTGAAGGTGTACGACTCAACAGAGCCATGACTGATCCGGCATGAATCTACTTGTGCCTTTCACACAACACAGACAGAACCCATCAAAACTTCCAAATGTAATTTTCTGTGATGTCAGATTTGCGAGGAGGCTTCGAGCTGCACAGCGCCGCCATGGTGGAAAAGCAGAGCCACCTAGTGGACAAGATGGAGAAACTCAGCCTGACGGGGCCACGAGCATCCAGGCAGAGGCGGCGGCGCCCCACCGCCCCCTTCACGCCTTTACTCGACATCCCGGTAGACGGATACCGCTTCACAGAGGAGCACAAACATTCGCCCGCAGGTACCCCGGACACTAATTGGCTACTCGCTAGCAACTCTGACGTCGGAAGTGTCGGCTCTGTGCGCTTTGAAGACGTCTCAGATTTGGGCCGCCTGAACGGCCAAGAATATGAACTCCAAACGGTTAACATCTCCAAGACCAAACAATCGCTGGGTACGTGTTTGTCATCAGTTAAGTTTTGCTTTTTAAGAAATTGATTAATTGTAGATTATTGGTCATAAATGTTTTTAGTCTGATAGTCATTTTTACAGTGAACTTACAGTGGACGTCTTTGGTGTTGCAGGCATCAGTATATCCGGCGGGATAGAGTCCAAGGTCCAGCCTGTGGTCAAGGTGGAGAAGATCTTCCCGGGAGGAGCCGCCTCCACCTGCGATGTGCTCAAGGTAACATGGTCACACGATGAGAGGTTTAAGCGTCACCCTCGCCTCTCTCGTCCCCCCACTCCAGGCCGGATTCGAGGTGGTGAGCGTGGACGGCGCTTCGCTGCATGGCGTCACACACCAGCACGCAGTCGACCTCATCCGAAAAGCCTTCAGCGACAAGGCCAAAGACCCCATGGTGCTGGTGGTCAAAGTGCCCTGCAAGCCTCCAAAGACATTATTAGCACCGCCTAGTGGTCAATGATGGCCAAACAGTCTCATTTCAGAAACAAAACCACAATGTAACAATTCAGTGTAACctttaataaaaacacaaaatgtacagCAATGTGGAAAATATACATTTGCATCTATAAATGTGCTGTGGAAGCCAGACAAACATCCGATATGAAACAGGCCTTGCAGAAACATTTCTTTGGTCTATTCACAGTGACGAGTGCACTCAGATTCATTTACAGTCAGAAAACAACCCAAAGTCATATTTGACGTGGTCTTCTCTGGGGCCCTTGATGAAAGACATTAAACGGCCACACATGCACAAAAGGTAGTAgaacagggatgggcaaacGTTTGTGCTCAAggggccacttttttttttatagtgagGTGGGCCAGGTCATTTGGAGAGaaggtacactctaaaaacagttgggtcaaaattaactcaattatgaaaaaaaaaaaaaaaccttttttttttttttttttagtaaaggatctgaccaatatatatgagttgttttaaactaaaagaccaatttcttgtctcaaagttgggtcaaattgacccaagttgaGGATCgtcccatttttgacccatagttgggttatttttgacccaactgtttttaagtgTAAATTATGACgtctttataaatgttttttgttaacacaaaattcttaattttattattaataaaccaattttttaaacaaaaaatggtaGATGTACAGtttatgtaacattttaataaaatccttaatcctcatttttaaattaacttaatttttttatatttttatatatttaaaaaaatatttttcactactatttacaaaaatatatttttaattatgttacAATGAATGAAGAAACCATTTATTTctacatatgttttttttaattgttaaaaaacataattttttttattatttaaccaATATTAAGGGAAGAAATGGCTCAATTTTAAATCACTCTTGATATTGCAAGCGCTTGTTGGGCCAGAAAAAGAAGggttatacagggatgtgatttgaccaaagtgaaattatctgaaaatttagccgggggtctgggggccgctggcacccagctaggtccagggcagtgccctggtggggggacaaggggggcgaaaccccccggagctcatgggttttccgtgtttttaagtactttcaatgcactcacatgacaaagaaatagacaaaacaacagcataaattttcaatgtatattgaactatcccatataaaatggcagttttagtcaactcaaaatcagtcacattcaaaaacattggactgcctttgcttttaaaaactatcactgagaatatcatcatatctaactaatgtgattactaagttaacacataaataatgttgaagagttcaaatttcatgaacaaataattgtatcatgatcaaatgaaaagtaactcatattagagcataccacaaatgtctttgttatagcagaagatgttatctgtcggagtcatgtgcatacacaatgaactacaaaaaaaaaaaaatcggaattttttttttttttgggggggggggataaaaaaagcggaattccgcgaattagcggaaaaatcacatccctggttatATGTGGCCCCCAGGCCAtagtttgcccacctctgtagcGGAGGATATGCTCTCAACGTGGTGCTTAGCGCATGTTCACTTTTTGCTCTATTCAAGTATTGAAGCATAAGAGTCGACTTGACTACAGtagttagattattttttttttttttttttaaagctggcTGCTATCATCACTGGCCCGTATGGCATAGAAGAGTCTAACTGCCGTTAGATGCCGTTCAAATAACTGGGAATGTGAGAAACAAAGCTGACAAGAACATCAAAGACTACTCATAATTGTGTCACCATTCACTGACTGCCGTGTTTTTTAGATGGGAACACTTTTGTGTTTCTTACTTCCAAGCTGTCTGGAACGTAACGCAAACTCCCACCTgtgatgtggaaaaaaaaaaaaatcaaatttctgtGGCGGCGACCTCATCAAAGGCGATTTCATTGCCGCTgccgtcatcgtcgtcatggTCTCGGCTCGCCAGCTCCTGGCTGAGGTCCCTCAGGAGGAGCTCCAGCTGGCGGTTGCGTCGGTACATGCTCACATAGTTCTCCTGCAGCTGCTGCTGGTAGCGCAGCACTTTGTCCTTCTCTTCCTGCCACGTCCGCCGCTCCTCCTCGAACCCGCCCGCCTGCCTCTCGGCCCGCTGCCTCTCCAGAGCCAACTCTCCCCGCATGCGCTCGGCCAATCCCCGTAGCGCGTCCCGCTCTCCGTCTGGCTCCCGCAGGTGCGCCAGTTCGCTCTCCAGGCGCGCCGCCTTCTCCCGCAGCAGCTCGGCCTCGCTCTTGCGCCGCTGCAGCTCATTCTCGCACACCTCCAGCTCAGCGGCGCGGGCGCGACCGGCGGCGCCGGCCTCCTGCAGGAGGGCCTGGGTGTTGCTCAGCTCGCCGCGGGTGTCACGCAGTTGCCCGCGCAGTGACGCGGCCTCGCTCGCCCGCTGGGCCAGCTCCACCTGAGCCTCTTTCAGCTGCTGCTTCAGCAACGAGATCTCGCCAGACTTCTGGCACACCtgacagaaaaaaagcacagcAACAATAACGAACACCGatatacatcaataatcatgcccaaaAATGTACGTTATAAAACGGAACCTACAGCCGGTGCTTTCTCTAGGCGCAAAAAGCAGgattatgctgcattcaaggatggtttgaagtcggacttttccgacttccgaccatccttgaatgcagcataatcCTGTTTTTTGCGCCTAGAGAAAGTAAGGAAGTGTGTACGGAAACGCCCCCTGGAACTCagaaatcccacttgcgaagtcgataaaaaaaaaaaaaaggactacaatgtgacatcactctacaatggcgacctcTTTGGAAACATtaaagtataaaactagatagcttacttcattcataaatattccacATAttttcacgtaacacaacgtacgtgacagtatgccgccatctccctgcatgaaattatacggtgaactgtatgaaatgcttatgaaataagacaataacaataaattaatcaaaattgcGAAAAGGCAAGTtggctggaggtcaaaatgaaatttgaggaccaaaatataattttttttatcactatcagccattttgtgtcatttactttcgcctcgaacgctttcaggtcagaactgggaaaaaacaactctgaTATATCCCACTTCCGACTATCCTTAAATGCAACATTATATCAAGCAAAATTcaatcattttcaacaaaaattacGCCGTATGAAATGCTTCCCCTTTTCATTCTTTCAAATTGACACCCTTTCAAACTAAATAAgtgtcgccatcttgtggtcgAGAGTAGCATTACACACAATATAAGCGAGAGTTAGACCataacatttgaacaaaaaagttGGCAAAACAGCAAGACCACAAACCTGGAAGCCGCAatggagttgttgttttttttgtcacccgTGCTTACCTCCCACTTGGTCTCCTCCAGTCTTGGGCCCATCTGGATCTTGTCGCGTTCGTAGGAGGTGCAGCGCTCCTCCAGCTGCTCTCGCTCCTTGAGGAGCTGCGCAAAGTCCTCCTgcagcttcttcttctcctgctGGAGCTGATGAACCTGCACGAAACAGAAGCCGATACATGGATGCTATCgactgcgttttttttttttgggtcggCTCTGACGCAAAATTGCTGAAAAAAATCGGACCTGCATTTGAAGCACCTGCTGGGCTCGCTGTGCCTTCTGAGAGGCCGCCTGCATCCTGGTGGCGCAGCTTTGCCGCAACTCTTCGAGCTCCAGCTCGAAACGCTTCTGCTTCTCCTCGTAGACCTCAAACAGATCCAATCCAAGAGTTCAACCAGCGTTTCCGCTATGCGATTTTAATATGTGGCATCAGACGTCAAAGTTACGGAAATATCCCGCCTGTGACTTTTGACGCAGCTCTTTTATTGGACATGATGAGTCTATTTCCTGTTACCTGACAGATAGCAGCCTCGTTGTCATCCAGATTGTCTCGGAGTAAATGGAGCTCCGCCTCTCTCTCCCTCAGCTTGTCCTCCAGGTCCCTGACCACGCCCTCATAGCCGTCCACTGCCCCCGGCGAGCGCCCGCCGGACCCGCAGTCCGACAGCGGCTGACCCCGCCCGCTGACGGACCCGGAGCCGGTGCTCTTGCTGGATGACGAGCGGCCGCTGTCCGAGTTGGAGTGTCCGTGGACGCCCGCGGA
This genomic interval carries:
- the LOC144038352 gene encoding PDZ domain-containing protein 7-like isoform X2, with the protein product MAHSSDPSCRENAPGTQGKSHSAARNIVRKKEQQQQRRRRGIRSSSPMGRVILINSPVDGGDDSEDLHTITVDKSEDGKLGFSVRGGCEHGLSIFVSKVEDASTAEAAGLLVGDKLVEVNGVSLESITMSSAVRVLTGNNRLRMVVRRVGKVPGIRYSKEKTTWVDLIHRRMVVEESGRTPSDASGGSALRRIVHLYTTSDDYCLGFNIRGGKEFGLGIYVSKLDPGGLAEQNGIKMGDQILAANGVSFEDISHSNAVEVLKSHTHVMLTIKEAGRYPAYKEMVAEYRWLNKLANGGKKSSSLGSDSNSSASSLSSETPISSLSGLSQVMFPPSLPFASDMVDVCISTEDQRFESERSEAAIQTDTTRSRGATILLRDTAIRHDEDGDEGGPKRESRKTAVLLALSRPSRPISRSQSQVTIAEISQKKAKKQKGGKNSGEKSALQRSKTLVNLLFGGARKRDASRGRSKSLSADKLGLSLGGGPSPAAFPEETLRAVEELAQRLLTEDETEAVMKACRTYVEERCVETLIRHLLAVLDRPEKLLLLREVRMLLPASHLREFNSTVEAVEVEAYDILKYRSVRTPPLRSPASGRAPKRRLITPIPDLRGGFELHSAAMVEKQSHLVDKMEKLSLTGPRASRQRRRRPTAPFTPLLDIPVDGYRFTEEHKHSPAGTPDTNWLLASNSDVGSVGSVRFEDVSDLGRLNGQEYELQTVNISKTKQSLGISISGGIESKVQPVVKVEKIFPGGAASTCDVLKAGFEVVSVDGASLHGVTHQHAVDLIRKAFSDKAKDPMVLVVKVPCKPPKTLLAPPSGQ
- the LOC144038352 gene encoding PDZ domain-containing protein 7-like isoform X3, producing MVVEESGRTPSDASGGSALRRIVHLYTTSDDYCLGFNIRGGKEFGLGIYVSKLDPGGLAEQNGIKMGDQILAANGVSFEDISHSNAVEVLKSHTHVMLTIKEAGRYPAYKEMVAEYRWLNKLANGGKKSSSLGSDSNSSASSLSSETPISSLSGLSQVMFPPSLPFASDMVDVCISTEDQRFESERSEAAIQTDTTRSRGATILLRDTAIRHDEDGDEGGPKRESRKTAVLLALSRPSRPISRSQSQVTIAEISQKKAKKQKGGKNSGEKSALQRSKTLVNLLFGGARKRDASRGRSKSLSADKLGLSLGGGPSPAAFPEETLRAVEELAQRLLTEDETEAVMKACRTYVEERCVETLIRHLLAVLDRPEKLLLLREVRMLLPASHLREFNSTVEAVEVEAYDILKYRSVRTPPLRSPASGRAPKRRLITPIPDLRGGFELHSAAMVEKQSHLVDKMEKLSLTGPRASRQRRRRPTAPFTPLLDIPVDGYRFTEEHKHSPAGTPDTNWLLASNSDVGSVGSVRFEDVSDLGRLNGQEYELQTVNISKTKQSLGISISGGIESKVQPVVKVEKIFPGGAASTCDVLKVTWSHDERFKRHPRLSRPPTPGRIRGGERGRRFAAWRHTPARSRPHPKSLQRQGQRPHGAGGQSALQASKDIISTA
- the LOC144038352 gene encoding PDZ domain-containing protein 7-like isoform X1, yielding MAHSSDPSCRENAPGTQGKSHSAARNIVRKKEQQQQRRRRGIRSSSPMGRVILINSPVDGGDDSEDLHTITVDKSEDGKLGFSVRGGCEHGLSIFVSKVEDASTAEAAGLLVGDKLVEVNGVSLESITMSSAVRVLTGNNRLRMVVRRVGKVPGIRYSKEKTTWVDLIHRRMVVEESGRTPSDASGGSALRRIVHLYTTSDDYCLGFNIRGGKEFGLGIYVSKLDPGGLAEQNGIKMGDQILAANGVSFEDISHSNAVEVLKSHTHVMLTIKEAGRYPAYKEMVAEYRWLNKLANGGKKSSSLGSDSNSSASSLSSETPISSLSGLSQVMFPPSLPFASDMVDVCISTEDQRFESERSEAAIQTDTTRSRGATILLRDTAIRHDEDGDEGGPKRESRKTAVLLALSRPSRPISRSQSQVTIAEISQKKAKKQKGGKNSGEKSALQRSKTLVNLLFGGARKRDASRGRSKSLSADKLGLSLGGGPSPAAFPEETLRAVEELAQRLLTEDETEAVMKACRTYVEERCVETLIRHLLAVLDRPEKLLLLREVRMLLPASHLREFNSTVEAVEVEAYDILKYRSVRTPPLRSPASGRAPKRRLITPIPDLRGGFELHSAAMVEKQSHLVDKMEKLSLTGPRASRQRRRRPTAPFTPLLDIPVDGYRFTEEHKHSPAGTPDTNWLLASNSDVGSVGSVRFEDVSDLGRLNGQEYELQTVNISKTKQSLGISISGGIESKVQPVVKVEKIFPGGAASTCDVLKVTWSHDERFKRHPRLSRPPTPGRIRGGERGRRFAAWRHTPARSRPHPKSLQRQGQRPHGAGGQSALQASKDIISTA
- the LOC144038353 gene encoding leucine zipper putative tumor suppressor 2 homolog; the encoded protein is MALVQAPPIPGEPLEPGHNSRSRRRHCSGPSPPFNVPSTAALDLTARAYRDRRVRRGTSLPGSESPQERFLHNRSPPALRRSSRGRERFDYVDDQSMAPAMKESLNGNVGPPPKLVPVSGKLEKNMENTVLRPTAFKPVVPKSRGNMQYLSPRHSANVPESQNGQLGATHRELSPSGSERRSLYSAGRSGGASSGHSCSLSDSGRNSLSSLVAADGPAVAGGHIETTKSTSSAGVHGHSNSDSGRSSSSKSTGSGSVSGRGQPLSDCGSGGRSPGAVDGYEGVVRDLEDKLREREAELHLLRDNLDDNEAAICQVYEEKQKRFELELEELRQSCATRMQAASQKAQRAQQVLQMQVHQLQQEKKKLQEDFAQLLKEREQLEERCTSYERDKIQMGPRLEETKWEVCQKSGEISLLKQQLKEAQVELAQRASEAASLRGQLRDTRGELSNTQALLQEAGAAGRARAAELEVCENELQRRKSEAELLREKAARLESELAHLREPDGERDALRGLAERMRGELALERQRAERQAGGFEEERRTWQEEKDKVLRYQQQLQENYVSMYRRNRQLELLLRDLSQELASRDHDDDDGSGNEIAFDEVAATEI